From Triticum aestivum cultivar Chinese Spring chromosome 7B, IWGSC CS RefSeq v2.1, whole genome shotgun sequence:
catacgatatgtcaaatgcgtgtatggattacaagatatagggggatatctccatgatattactctacaatgtgcatttgctatccaaagcaaattcctcaaatatgcacatcttcagaggagttcttctatatcttgcaatcaaattcctcaatattagcatttacacttcatatgtttatccccgttgaaaacttaacctatttgtcatcaatcaccaaaaagggggagattgtaagtgcatctagtgccccttagtgattttggtgtattgaagacttataggttaagggactaatatgtttgtgagtgtacacaggctctataagtcgatgaggagtttgatatttaggaTGAAAGTCGAtacctaaaaatgtatgtcttcacctgaagactttggttctcctgaagattttgaaagtgaagaaattggtgtgaccttgaagacttggatattcatgcgaggattatgaagcgtgaagacttttattttcatagtttcattttctctttcttgagtcataggaaacaccacactgttaaagggggtcgaggtaatactaaggaaagtgatttcatgctcaactcaaaatcctacacctacccaaccCTTtctagtgaagccattggaaatctcatattagttcagtaaatttcttcagtgacagagatgaagatcttctggtctctaaggaatttgttttgACCGAGAAGTTAGgagaattcgccagtgcgaattgcctacacagtgaggaacatgatagccccgagaaTTTTGAACCTCAAATattcgaccgttgttgtgctatgcgctagctgtcccaaaatatctacccacctaacggtcatatcattgaagggcatttatgtcttatcatgtcgggttgttccctaggctataaatagccgccccctacaaccactagctagttggctactCCAAgacaaactgacacttgtcattgagagcatcccatcctccgaggactttgagcgaaaatcatcaagtgaggaaaaacccaaaacccaaacacctacaacccaaagtgattgagcatcactgaagatattgttcctgtgtggaacccacgcttgttacctttgaggactgtgtatcctccagacggttaggcgtcatggtttgagcatccaagaggaattgtggattgccgagtgaccaagtctatgaaggttcggaagtcacctgaagacttaccacaagtgattgggtgaggtctgtgtgactttagcttaAGGAGAGTacgtgaggactgtgtgtccgggactgtgtgtcctcgggtttaaatacccagccactccaaccagacgtacaactatcacagctattggaactggtctaccaaatcattgtcttcaccaaaccaactggttctatttcctcaaccctttcatttcctcattcatgtgttgatgaacctgatcattattgtatgaagacattgactgaagactttctctatttcctcaatcctatttcttcagtcacatagtcttcagcctgcttatcctatttTCACGCTATGTATactttgtgcttgttttcatttcatcatggtgactatgttgttgctctgttatgcttatacctgagtacttgttccgctgctagtgtgtcgttgcttACGAATTTcgtcacctagaaattcctcagtgacgaatttgtaaaagtcgcctattcacccccccccccctctagtcgatataacacactttcacttTCTACTCCAACTTCCAAGCCAAACATTTGATCTCTAATCCCCTACTTACCACTTGAAACTCGCCAATCCAAAGATTTATCTTATAAGAGTTTTGTGGAGGAGATTATCTTCCAAAGCACAAGAGCAAGGTATTCATCACCAATCAACGTCAATCTTATAACTTTTGGAGGGTGTGCGCCTTCTAGATCGGCTAGGTCTGCTTGAGAGACTTCAAGGCCTGAAggaaccaagaagtttgtatgagcccgaagatcgcctacttcgtgaagatctaccatgaCTCAGGCTAGACCTTTGTTGTCGTAAGCCGTCGTGGGATATGTTGGCTGCACTTTTGTGGACCTTTGTGGAGGACCTTGCAACCAAGATCCCTATGGCCCAGAATCTTCGTGATTTGAAGCATACAAAGACATGGAGTAGGATAGCTCCAACTATCCAAACCACAAGAGAGGTCGTCGAGACTACTTGTTTGCATTCCTCTAACCTTAGTCTTTGTGCAAGTTTTTGTTTTCGCTCGCCTTactttttgtactccctccgttcctaaatataagtctttttagatattccaatatggactatatacagagcataatgagtgaatctacactctaaaatatatctatatacatctgtatccgtatgtagtctatattgaaatctatAAAAAGGCGTATATTTAAGAATGGTTGGagtagatttgcatgtgtaggatGTGTTAGGCAGCCCCTAGCTAAGCTGAAAATTGGCAAGAACTAAAATTTAGGTGGGGGTGGGGGATCTTCTACCATGTTGTTTTAATAGTCTATTCAACCCATCCCCCCTCCCTAGATTCAAACGAGCGTACAAGAGGAAATGCTAGCAGTCAGCAAGGCCAGACAAGTTGTCAGACTACCCCTAAATTATCCGAGAACCACAACATGGGCAGAGAGATCAACACAAAACACATACTCACGACTCTATCAGGGGGTTCTTTTAGAACCCTAGACAACAACCACTAGGGGCCTTTACTTGCTTTACGTGTGACTCCGACCAAGAAGCCGAGATCTACAACTTGGTGTCAAAGCTTCGTCAATTTGTCATGCTAGTAGGTAAAAAGAGTAAATGCGAGAAAAAGGAaatcaaaaaggtgcaaaaaaaATATACTAACCTAGTAGCCAACCTTATAACCAACTCTATTATATGAGTGATTAGGTATGTTGGCTATGAATGACACGCCGATCTCATACAGCCAATTGTTGGGAATATTATTTACTAGAAGTTACCCCACACTTTTGTTGCATTAATGTTTTGCAATATATGCCAATGAGATTTGATTGTATTTTTCTTTTGCAGGAATCATAGAGCTTTATTCAGTCATTTCCAGCTCCAGCGCGATCAACCAACAGGAAACTGGGAGGAGTTCATCCAGCAATCAGTTACACCCAGTGTGCTTGCATGTTTCACACACAAGTGAGCTGAATTGTTGGCCGAACAACAAATAGTATCTCTTCTCTACTACTTCAAAAGAACATAAGGTTACTGTTTCACCTTTCTTCGTATCATCCCTTCATCCAACCTTCCCCATGTAATAATAAATTACCTTAATTTATTTACTTTTTAAaccaattccactttaatttaTTTACCAAACTTCTGATCAAAATACAAGGTAAATCAGGagcagaatttgatgaacatttatttacacaatcgcataCTATGGGCAGGTAAATCACTTccgatcaaaatataaggtaaatcaCGAACAAAATTTGAtcaacatttatttacacaatcgcatatTATGGACAGGTAAATCACAACCAAACGTACTATAATATTTATATCCTGTTGCAACGTAGGGCATTGTTCTGAGAACTAAAATtaaaaatacatatgatttattgtgtatTACTATTATATAATTGTAAAATATTTATTTAATAATAAATAGCATAATAGAATGGAAAATCCTCATGCATTTTTGCATGTTGATGTGGGCTTTTTCCTATGTATGATTACATATTGTGGTGGACTTTTCTAGATGTATGTTGTATGCCAAGGTGACATACTTGCATGTATGAGAAAAATAGGTTAGTGGATAAGCTATTTAGATGTACTTAAacttccgtttctaaatataaatctttttagagatttcaataggaATTACATACAGACGCATAGACATATTTTtaagtgtacattcactcattttgctccgtatgtacttcACATTGAAATTTCTAAtaagacttatatttaggtacggaggagAACAAGATTAGCCTTGCTCTCAGGGCTAACAACAAAAGGCCCTAGATTTCAGCCTCTTCTAGTACACCCGGGCTGGTTTGCTTGGTTACCATCTAAGACGAAACCTGCATTCTTTAGTAGTACATATTTGCCGAGCAGAAAACCAAGTGAATTTAATATCTGCCCCGAGATGAGCAGCCCAGATGCTTCAGTTCTTTACGTCAGGGTCAGATACTCTACTACAGAGGAAATAGATAACCGAAATATATATACACAGGTAACAAACTTTGCCGTACAATAGACGAGACAAAGATCCATCGTTCTCTTAAGATAAACCATTTGATCCCATCGCTTCCAAGTCTCCAAAATCCAAAATGAATACTTCAGGTCTCCAATCTTCACTCATTCTGCAGTTTTCTTGTCAGCGTCGCTGCAGTGAACAAAGCTTCTTTCTCAAACTGTGAAATCTGAATGTTCCTGCAAAACAGTATACAGAAATTAAATGCACAGGGAACTTAGTGAATTTGTTGGCAGATCCGTACTGATAGTCTGATATGGCTGCCCGACATGCAGCGAGAGTACCATCTGACACTCATCTCCTGAGTCCTGACAGCTTTAGAATCGTGGTGGCCGCTACGATAATAAACACAACAAAATACTCACGTGTTGATTTTTCTCAGATTCTGGAAAGCCAACACAAACTTGCAAGATATCTCGAGAAGAGACGCTCCCATCATTTTTGCTGCATCATTAGCTTCGCTAGAACCACCATCAACGGATAGGCAGACCTGAAAGGTTTTATGATTGTCAAAATTATAACCCAAGATGTAGATTGCTGTAAATGGAAGAATATCAGAACAGCAGAGAACATCAGGGTGGGAACATGGAAGACAGAGATCTACAATGCCACCTGTTCAAGTTTCTTAATAACAATAGTATTACGCTCTTCAATTAAACAAAGAGAAAAGGAATTATGCTCTAGACAGTATCAAGCTAGCGGCAAATAATGGATGAATGATGCATTTATGCTCTCAACCTGAATGACAGATAATCAGGCAATATACAGTACAATGCAAAGATGGCCATACGAGTTAAAGACACATACGCTTACTGCCTATCTACCAAGGAGTATCGCCTTAGAAACTATATTCTGGAGATGTGTATGCATCTATATTATTCCATGTCACTATTTCTCGGGTCAAAACATACATTTCTGGGGTCAAATCAAATATCTAGTCGCCTCTGTCCAAAATCTATACAAAAAAAAAATCTTGTATAGAAAATAAGGAGCAGGCAATTAATGCCCTAACCTGGTATGCATGTGCTAAGAGAAGCTGAGCAACTTCTGGACACATCATCTTAACCATGGCCTTTGCGCTTGCTTCTGTTGAAAACATACTCAGAGCGCTTTCCACTGTCAAATCTTGTTGAGAATTATCTGACCTCCGAGTACGTACTGCAGACCATGAGCAACAAAAAAGGCGGCAATAGCATCCATGATTTTGCTTTGATCACAAAATGAACTTATGTGAAAGCTCTCAGGTAGAAGAGATAACGAGGACAATACACCAATTAGCATGTCAATATTAACATTTAATAATGATCTCTAGTCATTTTAACTCCATGCACACAGAAAACTGAGTTCATAAATAATACGTTAGTTTGTGACATACATCTGCACCTGTTAGTTGGCATTTTGATGTCTATCTCTCAAAAATGCTACTAGAAATAAGAGCTCCATGTGTGTGGGAAAAGTTGCCTATAAAAACCAAACAGTAGTACTTGACATCCTTTTCTAATTGACATCTAAACTGTAGTACTTGTAACTTCTATCAACATGTCCAAAAAACAATTGTTAGTACAGGTCAGTAACACTCCTAAGATTCTTGTTTAGAGGACAAATAACCCAATCATGCTAGACTTTCAAATAACATAGGAAAGAGCAAAAGATCTGTAAAATGGTACGCCTCCGATTCATAATAAGTATCGCGGTTTTGAACCAAGGTTGAACTAAtattagttcaaaactgcaacacttatgATCGATCGGAAGGAGTACCATATGCATGGTTGAGTGGAGCTAAACATGCATGCAGCCTAGGAAACAGGGTAATGGACGTCACTGGTTGATAAGAGATGGAGGCAGGGAAGAGAAGCGCTTTGTGTCATTTTAAATGAAACTTTTTTTGAGAAAACGCAAAGGACCTTtgcgtttcatttcattgaaaacatGAGAAGATACAATCCTCCTAGGAGGTGAGGGTTACATGGGTCAGCACCCTATCAGTGAACATCCCAGTTAGTGGGAAGAACTACCCTGAGGCCCATTGCGCCGGCTTGTGCCCAACAATGGAATATTCCCCGGGAGTGTTATTTACCACAAAGTTTGCTCTTGTGATGTCTATTTAGCATAAAATTTACTATTGTGGTGTCATTTTTAAAGTCAAGTGTGTTTGAGATGATCTAAGTGTTGTGGATAAGCCTGCAAATGATAGCTTAAGCTGTGAGAACCAATATTGCTGTTTCAGCATTGGAATTCATTTTCGTTGTGGCCAAATTCAAGGTGATTCTGTCTGTCAGATTAAACTTGTAGAATTTTTTAAATGATGTTCCATTTATTTCAGAACTCAGTTTGAAATTATAGGTACATATTCAAGTCCTATGTAATTAATAAAACAAACCAGTCTAGATAATGCCAATGAAGACATGATGGGGGTGGAATATTTGGAGAACCTATCTAAGAGGCAAGAAAATTTGTATCAACTGGAGAGCAACAGTTGATACCAACATTTGATACCACAATTGTCACACTTCTGCTGTATATACTGAAACACCAATCACTGTCTCCAAAGGGGCATTTCTTTAGTTGCACAGAAGGCATTTGCATGCTAAGAATCAGGTGATTATAAAGTAAATTTAGCATACCTTAACTTGATATCTTGAGAAGTACAGCAGGATAATCTGCAATTTCCACTTCCACTCCGTGAAGGCCTGTTGCGGTTGATAAACAAAATCATTAATTTACTATCAAAGTGGAGTACCAGGAAAATGAGCAGCAAATAGAAACAAAATTATGCGTACAGGTTCTGATATCTAAATAGCTTTCATCTCTTTATTTtcatttccaaaaaaaaatcataTAGCATTCATCGGATAAGAATTCAAGGTGCAAGTTTTCGTATCTAAATGGCACCAGATATCTAACTTGTGTCCAAACAGTTATTAAACACTTGAGGTACCCATCAGCGATGGTCCAAACTCCAAAGTCCGCACTTCACCCAAAAAAGAAGCTGGTAAACCAAGCCATGTGCCTAATCATtgggagtaaattgcaaaaaagaaaacaccactttgaaggctaggtttgcgaaaaacactaggatACATTTTTTCGACAAAAAACACCACGTCTTGCGTATTGTTTTTGCAAAATCCACTGGTCGGCGGATCTGGCTCGGTTAAGTGtgtttatgacagatggggcccgccAATCAGGCTGACATGGCATCAATCTCTCACACCGTTACAACGAAAGGTTTTGCTGGGCGCGAGACCGGCTCGTCAGCGAAACACTGGAGCGGGCCGGTGTTGTGGGGCGTCGGAGGTTCACGGAGGCGGTCTCCGGTGACGCTGGAGCGGGCCGTGACGACGTCGAAGTACAGGGGCGCGGGCAGCAGGGGTGCGCTCCCGGAATTCGTCGGCGCGAGCAGGGGCGATGGCATCTTCCGCGTGCGGCCATGCACCTTGGCCGCTCGCCGGAGTTCAAGGTGCGGCCGCGATGAactgggcggcggcgaggtggtTCCAGGCGAGAAGGTGCGGCGGCGGGCTGTTGGCGAGCTGCGGCAGGCCGCTCCTCAACCGGGCGCGGGGGCGGGACATGCGGTGTCCTCTGCCTAGCCCTTGGTGCGGTGAGCAGCGAGCAGGCGCGGCGAGCAGGCAGTGGGCGTGGCGGCCAGCGAGCAAGCAGCAGGCACGACGAGCAGGCAGCGGGTGCGGTGACCAACGAGCAAGCAGCGGGCGCGACGAGTAGGCAGCGCGCGCGGTAGCAGCGAGGCGCGGGGTCCGCGGCGAGCAGTGGGCGCGGAAGCAAGCAGGCGCGGCGCAGCAGCAGCGAggcgcggcggccgcggcgagCAGCAACGGATCTGGACGAATTGGTCCAGCGGCGGGAGGTTGACGAGCaccagattttttttccttttttctttcaatgacaggtggaccccacaGGGCCACACATGATGATAACGTTAGCCAACGTCGCCGTTAATTAGGTGGTGCCACGTCAGCCTGACTAGCAGGCCCAGTCTGTCATAAACATGCTTAATCGAGTCAAATCCGCTgatcagtgttttttgcaaaaaaaatacgcAAGACGTGGTGTTTTCTGTCGAAAAAATGTATCCTAGTGTTTATCGCAAACCTagccttcaaagtggtggtttcGTGCAATTTACTCAATCATTGGCAAACAGTTTAGTTGCCAAGTAGTTTTCTAAATAGCTATCTATCACAGCTACGCATGGAGTTCCGCTGATACAGCTATGGCAGCTATTGCACCCAATAGTGGTGCTGTTTCTATTAGTGTATAGCCTGCTAAAGCACAGCTATTCCATATAAATGACCCAAAATAAAAGAGACAAGTTTCAGTTTCAACCGTACAGCTGACCCGGAACACCCTTTTACCTGTAAAACCACATGAAGACCCAAAACACTAACATAGTAGCTGCTTAACCATCATAGGTCTTGGTTTGATTGCTTTACAAGACGTAAAAGTTAGGAATTTGGAAAGTACAATCATGGGTATTACTAAGACATTCTTGTGCAAGTTTGAGTACTACTCATGAAGCAAAGCAATCAAAGTAGTCAGTAATATGCATATCAGATCTCTACTGAGACCTTAACTCTAGTCAGTCACCTTTAGCTGATTTGTATAGATTCAGTGGAATTTAAAACGGGGGCTCTCAAAAATAAAACGACCAATGTTAGGGTAACTTGTAAACCCATGAAGCAAACCCTCACTGCCTCAACCCCATCCCAAACCATTCGCCGTTCTCCCACCTCACCAAACCCTCGTCACTGCCGGCTCTCTTCTATCCGTTCGGTTCCATGGCTAGGCATTGGTAGTCTTGACGGTGCTGGACAGGCTGGTGACGGTCCTTGAAGGCGTCGTGGTTGGAGTGGCTGCATTGACCATTCTCCACACCAGGTTCATTTGCCCCTGGTCAACCTGATGCTCATGCAACTGGAGGTCGGTCGTCGCTAGGGACTAGTTGCTGCTGCCTCTGAAATTGAGAATTAAGGTGATCACAGCTCGCagcccccgcgtcgctcccgcaGGGCCGACTCGGGCGGCGCTAAACCTAgtccgccgccggccgcctctccctctctcctctccctcgctgcCATGGGAGGGGGTCGCTGGAATGCCGCACGCCGTCGGGGAAGATGGCGGTGAGGATCCTGTCCGCCCTGCCACGCACGGGGGACTTGGAACCGAGGCGGCCTCATGAGGTAGCCCTTGGTCGGCGGCTGTTGCAGGTGctggccaccccccttggccgcacgGGCGGCGAGATGGTGGCGGGTGGTGCCTGCGGGCGTGGTGGCCTCGGGGGCACCCGTCCCGGATCTGACGCCGTCCCAATCCAAGCCTCTTGATCTGGTCTCCGGCTGCCCTTGGTCGCCGGTGCCGCGTCTGAAGAAAGGGATGGGGAAGTGTGGAGCCCAGAGAAATCCAAGGCCGGATCTTCCGGCCACGACGACGGCGACGCCGGCGGGCGCCGTCCCCTACATATAGGCGTCGTCAAGGTTCTCCATTCCGCCTCTGCCTCCCTCATTTGCTCGTGTACCGGGGTGAAAACCCAAATTCCTCCGGATTGGGCGGCAGCGACGCTCACGGCGTCGTCATCTTCATGGAGGTGTCGCCTTCGGTGAGCATGGGAAGGTGGTGGGTGTTCcatgggaaaccctagatctgggtctatcGGATCGGACGATGATGACGCCTGCGGTATCGTTCTCCCTCCTAGGGGCGTCGTTTTGGAGCAACCGCTGGCTAGAGGGGACAAGAGGACAagcggtgttacatctaccgcATGGCCGGCAACGGATCTCGGTGGCATGGCGCCGCGGAGTTTCGGCAACGAGCACGTGTGGATGGATACGTGAAGGGTGGTGGCGCTGtgtggcgccgtggtggcgtcgacggcagcctgGCAATGGTGATGCGTCAGTGCTTGCTCTGGAGAGGGATTGGTGGAAGACGGCTGCGGTGATCTTTGAGAGTGCATCGGACCGGTGTGACCCAGTCCCGATGTGTGGCTGGGCTGGGGCATCCGACTTTAGATGTTAGGGTTTGGTGCAATGTCTGTTTGGTATTCGGTCCGGATATTCAGCACACCTTCATCGAAGGGGTAGGAATAGCAACAggtgttgcctagatggtggcttcagggttactgatgtattactttgtatggtctttgtgaataattaataaaatggctgcatgcatcgtccagatgtagaggccgggtgtatatcctccttttccaaaaaaaaaagttGCTGCTGCCTCCGTGATGCTTGTACATTTGGCTGTTGCTGCAAACTCCCATGGTGGATGACTGCTTCCCATGCCTTACAGATTATACTTGTAATTGACTAGGGTGTGGCCTGGTGAGGACGATTGTGTTTGAGGTCATGGATGGCCGTCGGCACAAGTATTTTAGTGGTAGCAATCCTTAGGTCGTTTCAGGCTGCCTAGGTGGCTGTGTGTTTCCCTTTTTCTGGGTTGTGTCATTTCTTTGGGTCATGCCTTTCAAATGACATTGTAGAACTCCTTTTATCTTATTACTGATGCATGCAGCTCTCCTGCATGATCTTGGAAAAAAGAACAGGAATCCCCCTATACAACAGGGACATCACACAGGGGATAGGAAAATTAATTATAGATGTGTAACAACTAAAGCTAATTTAACTGGCATTATGCTTGACTGTGCAGTTACTATAAAGCTACGGAGACATCTTATTCTTCTATCTCAGCAACTAGTACGCGGAAGCTTAAGGGTTGTGCACATTTCCTTTTCCTGGGGAAAATCCAGCACATGTGCGGATTACTGATTGATGAATTAACAGAACATTAGAGTACTAGATTTCAAGTAAAGTCAGCTATTCTAATTCAGTATGTGGTCTTTATTTCCTATCTTTAGCTGGCATCAAGCGAACTCGTAATAAAGTGAAAATTGGTAAGCACTCAGTCAAGCTTTACTAGGAACTTTGAGTGGGTTTACAACAAGCTTTAAATGAACCACCAATTCAGTTTCTCGTGCAAGTTCAACATTATAATAACATTAAGATATCCATGAAAAATGAGTAAGAGGCCAGAAGGATGCAGTGGTTTGCATTTACCAAAAGAAATGGGGATAAGTAGATTGTGTTGTAAGTTAGCTCCTCTAGAATAACTTCCAGGATAGGATTCCTACAGAGAAGGAAATGGAATGTCAGGCACAATGGCTACATTCTTAAGCAAATGAAACTAAGAACCAAACCTGAGGCCATCAGCCCTTGAAGTCAGGCCCAATTTGTCTGCTTCTTTCCTAATCAAGTCAAGGTTTATAACctacaaaaaaaactgaaatagttAGCATCTGCACTTCACACCAATCTGTGTATGATCAAAAACACTATGGTATAGCTCACCATAATGAAAAGTTTTTTCACGGATATAAGCGCTTCTCTTTCAAACTCAACCAATGGAAAGGTTAAGGAAGAATCTAAATCAGATGCTGATTTAGAAGATATGTCATCTTCAACTTCCCGCTGATGTTGGTTCAGAAGGGATATGCAGTTCTTGACAAACATTTTGAATACCAGTTTTCGCGATCCCTGTTAATGAATATTAGGGATTCCAAAAATGTCATAAAATAACGCAGACGTTGCAATACTTTCACATAACTGTGACTATGTCAATGGTAAAAAAAAATCTTCAATAAAATATGACGAGGCAAAGAAACAACAAACAAAGTTTTAGCCCAGAAAGCTAAGCTACTTTTTATAAATTACAGATGTAGGTAGGTCTTACCAGAAGCACGTTTAAAACAGATTCCCTGATAATCACCCAGTCTAATGACTCTGCAACAAAATCACAAGAATGTTTAAGAATATATTGTCTTATACACAGGAATGTAAAACAGTTAAGTTGACAGGCACTTTTACCTTTATATGCAATATGACGAGGTACAAAATCAGCCTCAAGTGTGCGAACGAGATATTGGAACAGCACCATGTTCTCTATATGCTAAATTACAGAACAGAACAAGCTTCAAATCTCAACAACAGACAAAGAAACGTATATTATAGATGCAAAGTTTCCATAGTACTGCCAAGGAATGCGATACCATAACAGAAAAACTCATGGTGTAACCCTTCCTAATTTGAGGTACACCCTCAGGTTATCTTTATTAGGTATCATTTACTTTGGCGGTTCTCAAAATGAAAGAATAATAAGAAATGAGAGGGATTTTTTGGAATAGCAAGAGTTTTAGGGACCTGGCTAAACATAGTCACGTTTCAGACTTAGTTAAAGAACACAAACTTTTTTGTTGCCATTTGGAGACAACAAGCAGGATTTTTCTCcagaagcacaagagaaaggatcGTTTAGCACGATGGGAATTCTTTCTGTACCCCTAAAAGACCAGGGTGGCCTCAGGATTCATAAATTACTAGTAAAAAATTATGtacttatgagtaaatggttgttTAAGCTGCTAAGCAAGGATGAAATTTAGCGGTCACTCCTATGAAGTAAGTATTTGGGGCAAAAATCACTCATGGCGATTAAAGCCAAACCAACGGACTCTCACTTTTGGAAGGGCCTCATGAAAGTAAGGATAGATTTGTTCAGTTTGGATCATTTAGTGTGGGGAATGGCAAATCtattagattctgggaggataagtGGATCAGGGGTAGGCCTCTTTCGGTGGTTTAACCTAGACTCATCCATCCAGTCAACTTGGACTGATCTGTTAAATGACATGGTACTGATGTGCGTACATGCGGCATCTGCGTCAACTGAAACCACCTGTGATTGAAAAATGGACAGGATAGTTCAAGTCACAACTCGGACAGTTGAGTTTGTGACTTAAAAGTGGGCATTTGTGGAAGTTTAAGTTTGAGAAGTGGACTTTTCCAATATTCTCTGGAGTTAGAGACCATCAGGGATTTACCTTAAGCCCATTATTAGCACCTGTGTCATTCGATGCTTCAACCATAGCCTCGGTCAACAAAGAAAATCTCTGAAGAAGGGTAAAACTGAATCAGATACTCCGGACACAGAAAAATGAGGAAGCCAAATACTATGATAATAAGTATTGC
This genomic window contains:
- the LOC123159378 gene encoding negative regulator of systemic acquired resistance SNI1-like encodes the protein MKKQYPRVYLTNSGSHPTLVIVKESWSPFLLGNNVASGEIGRNTSRSDHLFDSLRFSLLTEAMVEASNDTGANNGLKHIENMVLFQYLVRTLEADFVPRHIAYKESLDWVIIRESVLNVLLGSRKLVFKMFVKNCISLLNQHQREVEDDISSKSASDLDSSLTFPLVEFEREALISVKKLFIMVINLDLIRKEADKLGLTSRADGLRNPILEVILEELTYNTIYLSPFLLAFTEWKWKLQIILLYFSRYCSWSAVRTRRSDNSQQDLTVESALSMFSTEASAKAMVKMMCPEVAQLLLAHAYQVCLSVDGGSSEANDAAKMMGASLLEISCKFVLAFQNLRKINTNIQISQFEKEALFTAATLTRKLQNE